ACCGCACCCGCCGCGTGATCGACGTGCTCGCCGATGCCGGCCCCGCGACCGCGTGGGACGTTTCGGCGGCGCTGTTCGGCGACCTCACCGAGATCCACACCCTCCACGGCCCCGGCGAGGCGTTCGCGCACCTCGATCACCTCGCCGACGCCGGCGTCGTCGAACGCGACGGAACCGCCTACCGCCTGATCGACGACGACCCCGACGTCGACGCGCTGTTCCCGACGACGCCGCTCGACGACGCCGTCGACGGCGCGAGCGCATAACCCCGAAGCGGCGACCGCCCCCGTTTCTCTCCCGCCCCGCCGAAAACTATTCCCGACGAACGGCGTATCCACGGACGTGAAACGGGAGACCCTCCTCGCGGTCGCGCTGGCCCTCCTCGCGGTCGTCGCGCTCGGCGTCGCCGCCGCGACGCTCGACTCGGCGGTCACCCTCGGCGGCGGCGGGTTCGGCGGCGCCGGGGGCGACGCGCCGAGCGCCGGCACCGACGCTGCCGACTCCGGGCTCTCGGCGTCGCCCGGCGGCGAGCTGTCGCTCGCGACCCGACCGATCTGCTATGCGTTCCTCGGTGAACCGCCGGCGCTTTTCGCGCTGTTCGCCGCGTTCGCCGCGCTCGCGGCGGTCGTCTACTGGGACACGCGCTCGTCGCTCGCGGCGGTCGCGACCACCGCCGCGATCGGCGCCCCGATCGGCGTCATCTGGTGGGGGTTGGCCACCTGCGGGTCGGCGTCTGAGAGCGAGCCGCTGACCTTCGGTATCGTCGGCGCGGCCGAGGGACTCCTCTCCGAGGGTGCGGCCGGCGGCGCGGGCCTCGGTAGCGGCGAGGGGGCGGCCACCGCGTCGGAACTGCTGTTCGTGGTTGTCGTGATCGCCGCCCTCGTCGCGAGCGTCGCCGTGTTGCTGCTCGCCGGCGGCGACGACGAGGCGACCGACGCGGCCCCGGCCGCTGACGACGACCCCGACGAGTCGCCGCCGGATCTCGCCGCGGTCGGACGGACCGCCGGGGCGGCCGCCGATCGGATCGAGTCGTCGGACGCCGACAACGAGGTGTACCGAGCCTGGCGCGACATGACGGCGGTCCTCGACGTCGACCGCCCCGCCTCCTCGACGCCCGCGGAGTTCGCGAGCGCCGCGGTCGCGGCCGGCGTCGAGGAGGAGCCGGTCGCCGCGCTCACGGACGTGTTCGAGCGCGTCCGATACGGCGGCGAGGCGCCGACCGCCGACCGAGAGCGGCGCGCGGTCGAGGCCTTACGCCGGATCGAACGGCGCCACGGCGACCCGAACGAGTCCGGGGGAGATCGGTAGTGCGCCTCGCCGCCCTCGCCGGCGTCGTCGCGGTCGCGGTCGGGTTCGTCGCCGTGGTGAACCGCTCGATCGCCGCCGCCATCGACCCCTCGGCGACCGTCGTCACGCTCGTCGGAGTGCTCGCCGTCGTCCAGGGGGTTCGATACGCGACCGAGCGCCGGGGTCGCGACCGGCGGATCGCCGCCCTCGGGGAGCCGGAGCGCCGGACGCCCGCGACCGTGCCCGGCACCGACCTCGACGAGCAGATCGCGCAGGCGACGAACGCCTCGATCGGCCGCCACTCCACCCGCCGGACGCTCCGCGAGCGAGTGCGGAGGGTCGCGGTCGCGGCCGTCGCTCGCACCCGGAACTGCCCGACGGCCGCGGCCGAGCGCGTCGTCGCGACGGGGGCGTGGACCGACGACCCGGCGGCGGTCGCGTTCTTCGACGACGACGCGGCCTACCCGGTCCGGGTCCGCCTCCGAGCCGCGGTTCGAGGGCGCTCGCGGTACCGGTACGGGCTCCGGGCCGCCGTCGACGCGATCGACCGGCTCGACGCGACCGACTCGGCTGGGGCAACCGACCCGGCCGACGCGGGCGCACCGCAGGGTACGACCGCCGAGTCGTCGGAGGCGACCCGATGACCGATACGTCGTCTGACGGCCCGCCGACTGAGGCGTCAGCGGACGGCCCGCCGACTGAGGCGTCAGCGGACGGCCCGCCGACTGAGGCGTCAGCGGACGGCCCGCCGACCGAGGCGTCAGCGGACGGCCCACCGACCGAACGGACCCACCGCAGACGAGCAGAGACGGAGCGCTGGCGCGGCGTCGCCGGCGTCGCCCTCGCGCTCGTCGGCGCGGGCGTGGTCACCAGACAGCCGGCGCTCGTGGTTGTCGGGGCGGTCGGCGTCGGCTACGCGGTGTACGCTCGGATCGGGTCGGCGCCCGCGGCGACGCTCGACCTCGAGCGACGCGTGAGCGACGACGACCCCGAACCGGGCGACGAGGTGGTCGTCACCGTCCGCGCCCGCAACGTCGGCGACGAGGCCATCCCGGACCTCCGGCTCGTCGACGGGGTCCCCCCCGGACTGGCCGTGGTCGACGGGCCGGCGCGGATCGCGACCGCGCTCCGACCGGGGGCGACGGCCGCCTTCGACTACACCGTCCGAGCGAGCCGCGGGGCCCACGAGTGGGAACCCGCGCTCGCGGTCACGCGGGACGCGGCGGGCACCGAAGAGCGGACCACCGCCCTTGCGACGCCGACGCGGATCGTCTGTACGCCGACGCTCTCGGCCGGCGGCGACCTCCCGCTGCGCGGGCTGACGACGGTGTCTCACGGCCGCCTCCCGACCGACATCGGGGGGTCCGGCGTGGAGTTCCACGCCACCCGCGAGTACCGCCGCGGCGACCCGGTCAAGCGAATCGACTGGAACCGGTGGGCGCGGACGGGCGACCTGGCGACGCTCGAACTCCGCG
This genomic window from Halorubrum sp. PV6 contains:
- a CDS encoding DUF4129 domain-containing protein translates to MKRETLLAVALALLAVVALGVAAATLDSAVTLGGGGFGGAGGDAPSAGTDAADSGLSASPGGELSLATRPICYAFLGEPPALFALFAAFAALAAVVYWDTRSSLAAVATTAAIGAPIGVIWWGLATCGSASESEPLTFGIVGAAEGLLSEGAAGGAGLGSGEGAATASELLFVVVVIAALVASVAVLLLAGGDDEATDAAPAADDDPDESPPDLAAVGRTAGAAADRIESSDADNEVYRAWRDMTAVLDVDRPASSTPAEFASAAVAAGVEEEPVAALTDVFERVRYGGEAPTADRERRAVEALRRIERRHGDPNESGGDR
- a CDS encoding DUF58 domain-containing protein — encoded protein: MTDTSSDGPPTEASADGPPTEASADGPPTEASADGPPTEASADGPPTERTHRRRAETERWRGVAGVALALVGAGVVTRQPALVVVGAVGVGYAVYARIGSAPAATLDLERRVSDDDPEPGDEVVVTVRARNVGDEAIPDLRLVDGVPPGLAVVDGPARIATALRPGATAAFDYTVRASRGAHEWEPALAVTRDAAGTEERTTALATPTRIVCTPTLSAGGDLPLRGLTTVSHGRLPTDIGGSGVEFHATREYRRGDPVKRIDWNRWARTGDLATLELREERAATVVLLIDARESAYAASDPDADTAVEASVEAARQAFSALVDAGDRVGIAALGPRDCWLSPGSGTAHAARARDTLATDPALAPTPSDGSFYRSLWLRRFRRRLPGDAQVLFFTPLVDDVAASLARRIDVHGHLVTVLSPDVTTGGTLGRRLAAFERRERLRNLRGSGIRAIEWGDRSFPVAVARATGRWSR